One genomic segment of Oncorhynchus masou masou isolate Uvic2021 chromosome 16, UVic_Omas_1.1, whole genome shotgun sequence includes these proteins:
- the si:dkeyp-72h1.1 gene encoding protein LBH translates to MTEVINTCDSTVGDFSIGGTSGEEGISFQIFPDSHERFPKLSKRLPSIVVEPTESGEVESGELRWPPDDLSYPDEDPGEAQAAGEDNPAAVQQ, encoded by the exons ATGACAGAAGTGATAAACACCTGTGATTCGACGGTGGGAGACTTCAGCATCGGAGGCACCTCAGGAGAAGAGGGTATATCCTTCCAG ATCTTTCCGGACTCCCACGAACGGTTCCCCAAGCTGTCCAAACGGCTTCCCTCCATCGTGGTGGAGCCCACTGAGAGCGGGGAAGTGGAGAGTGGCGAGCTCCGTTGGCCCCCCGATGACCTTAGTTACCCTGATGAAGACCCCGGAGAGGCCCAGGCGGCAG GAGAGGATAATCCAGCAGCGGTACAGCAATGA